Genomic window (Corallococcus exiguus):
AGCCATGACACCCCATCACCCCTATCAGGACCTCACGCCCTCGCAGCTCGACACGCTCGGCTCCGAGGTGCGGCGCATCGACGTGCGTGAGCCGGACGAGTTCACGGGACCCTTGAGCCACCTTCCCGGAGCGGAGCTCGTCCCGCTGGGCACGCTGGAGGCGGCGGCCGCGTCGTGGCCGCGGGAACAACCGCTGCTGCTCATCTGCCGCTCGGGTGGGCGCTCCGCGAAGGCGGCGCAGGCGCTCGCCCAGCGTGGCTTCAAGCACCTCTACAACCTGGCGGGCGGGATGCTCGCCGTGCGCGAACCCCGCGCGCCCCAGGGCTAGCGGAAACGGACCCCATGCCCATCCTCGGCTTCTCGCTCGCGGCCCTCATCGGCCTGTCGCTCGGCCTGCTCGGCGGCGGCGGCTCCATCATCACCGTCCCCATCCTCGTGTACGTCCTGGGCTTCGGGGCCAAGGAGTCCATCGCCATGGGGCTGGCCGTGGTGGGCGTCACCAGCCTCTTCGGAGCGGCGGGCCACTGGCGCAAGGGCAACGTGCGGCTCCGGGCGGCCTTCGTCTTCGGGG
Coding sequences:
- a CDS encoding rhodanese-like domain-containing protein, which encodes MTPHHPYQDLTPSQLDTLGSEVRRIDVREPDEFTGPLSHLPGAELVPLGTLEAAAASWPREQPLLLICRSGGRSAKAAQALAQRGFKHLYNLAGGMLAVREPRAPQG